From the genome of Bicyclus anynana chromosome 20, ilBicAnyn1.1, whole genome shotgun sequence, one region includes:
- the LOC112046109 gene encoding dolichyl-diphosphooligosaccharide--protein glycosyltransferase subunit DAD1 yields the protein MTSIASVIPKLYQEYTTKTPKKLKIIDAYLLYVFLTAVIQFVYCCLVGTFPFNSFLSGFISTVSCFVLGVCLRLQVNPENKTEFLGLSAERGFADFIFAHLVLHIVVVNFIG from the exons atgacTTCAATAGCTTCCGTAATTCCCAAATTGTATCAAGAATACACGACGAAGACCCCCAAGAAGTTGAAGATCATCGACGCGTATCTTCTGTATGTGTTCTTGACGGCCGTCATACAGTTCGTGTACTGCTGCCTCGTCGGCACCTTCCCGTTCAACTCCTTCCTCAGCGGCTTTATCTCCACCGTCAGCTGCTTCGTACTTGGAG TGTGTCTGAGACTACAAGTGAATCCAGAGAACAAGACAGAGTTCCTGGGGCTGAGTGCGGAGCGCGGGTTCGCTGACTTCATCTTTGCTCACCTCGTGCTGCACATAGTGGTCGTCAACTTCATAGGATAA